GCTCGATGAGCAGATCGGCCACGCGGCCCTGGCGGCCGAGGCCGCTGCCGGCGCCGAGGAGCGCACGCTCAACAGCTACCGCGCCGGTATTTCCGCCTACACCGCCGTGGTCACGGCGCAGACGGCTGCCTTGAACGCGCGCCGCTCGCTGATGCAGCTGCAGCTGCAGCGCCAGCAGGCGGTGATTGCGCTGATCCAGGCGCTGGGCGGGGGGTGGGTGGCGCCGTGGGTGGAGGGGGGCGCTGCCACGTCGACGGGGGCGCGGCGTTGAACTTGTTTGCTATCGCAGTGATAGCTGTTCGCGCTTGATGGATGCGGGTTTCCGCTCCTTCCCCCTGCAGAGGAAGGGAGCGAGAAAGGCCCTCTCCAGAGGGGAGGAGCAAGAGGTGCAGGGGATGCCTCAGACCGCGTCCAGCGCCTGGTGCAGGTCGGCCAGCAGGTCGTCGATGTGCTCGATGCCGATGGACAGGCGCACCATGCCCTCGGTGACCCCGGCCTTGGCCAGTTCGTCCGCGTCGAGCTGGCGGTGCGTGGTCGAGGCCGGGTGCGTGGCCAGGGACTTGGCGTCGCCGATGTTGACCAGGCGCAGGAACAGCTTGAGTGCGTCCAGGAAGCGCGCCCCGGCGGCGCGGGCGTCCTCGCCCTCGGCGGTCTTGAGGCTGAAGGACAAAATGCCCGAGGCGCGCCCGCCGAGCTGGCGCTGCACCAGGGCGTGATCGGGGTGGCCCTCCAGGCCGGCGTAGCGCACCCACTCCACCTTGGGGTGCGCCTGCAGCGCCTTGGCAATGGCCAGGGAGTTGTCGCAGATGCGATCCATGCGCAGCGCCAGCGTCTCGATGCCCATCAGCGTCAGGAAGGCGCTGTGCGGCGCCAGGGCCGCGCCCATGTTGCGCAGCGGCACCACGCGCACGCGGCCGATGTAGGCGGCTGCGCCCAATGCTTCGGTATAGACCACGCCGTGGTAGCTCACGTCCGGCTCGTTCAGGCGCTTGAAGCGCGCCTTGTGTTCAGCCCAGGGGAATTTGCCGCTGTCGACCACGATGCCGCCGATGCTGTTGCCGTGGCCGTTCAGGTACTTGGTCAGCGCGTGTACCACGATGTCGGCGCCGTGCTCGAAGGGGCGCAGCAGATAGGGGCTGGCCACGGTGTTGTCCACGATCAGGGGCACGCCGGCGGCGTGCGCCACGTCGGCCAGCGCGCGGATGTCGGTCACGTTGCCCAGCGGGTTGCCGATGGACTCGCAAAACACCGCCTTGGTGCGCTCGTCGATCAGCCTGGCAAAGCCTTGCGGGTCGCGCGGGTCGGCAAAGCGCACTGTTATGCCCTGCTGCGGGAAGGTGTGGGCAAACAGGTTGTAGGTGCCGCCATACAGCGTGCTGGCGCTGACGATGTTGTCGCCGGCCTCGGCAATGGCCTGGATGGCGTAGGTGATGGCCGCCATGCCCGAGGCCACGGCCACCGCGCCGATGCCGCCCTCCAGCGCCGCGACGCGCTGCTCCAGCACGTCGTTGGTGGGGTTCATGATGCGCGTGTAGATGTTGCCCGGCACCTTGAGGTCGAACAGGTCGGCGCCGTGCTGCGCGCTGTCGAAGGCGTAGGCCACCGTCTGGTAGATGGGCACGGCAGCGGACTTGGTGGTCGGGTCGGGCGAGTAGCCGGCATGGACGGCCAGGGTTTCGATGCGCATCGTGAATCCTTGTCTTGCGTCGGGGTTGCGGGGTAGGGAGAAAGCGAGAAAGCGGCGATTGTCGGGCAGGCGAACGACGTACTGGCTATGTGCTTATGTGTTGCCGGGGGCCTGCGCCCTGGATGCGTGGACTGGCCTCTTGCTGGCCGGCCTGGTGTCGATCGCCCTGATGTCGATCGCCCTGCTGCTGGCTTGGCTGGCTGCGCTGGGAGCCGTGCCGCGTGGGTTGCACGGGCTGCGCCGCCTCCCAGGCGGGCAGCAGCGGGTGCAGCACGGCGGGGGCGTGGGCGTCGGTGGCAGCGTAGAGGATCTGCCCGGGGCTGAGCTGGCGCGTCGCCCAGTTGGAGGTGGACATTTTCTTGCTCTTGCTCAGGCCCTGGCCCAGCACCAGCGCCACGGCGGCGCGCAGGCCGATGTTGCGGCCAAAGCCGTGGCGGGCAAAGACCTGGTCGAGGTCGTGCAGATTGGCCGGCTCGCTGCCCAGGCGCCGGGGCAGGATGCGCCGGTCATTGGCCAGGCCGAAACCCACTTTCAGGATGCGTGCGTCGCCCAGTACCTCGCGCGCCAGCGCCAGGGCCTGCGGGTGGTGCAGCTGCAGCAGCCAGGCGCGCTGCGGCGTGGCCAGCTGCACCAGGTCTGGCCCGCTGTCCTGGACGCCGGCGGTAAACAGCGGGCGGCTTTCGGTATCGAAGCCCAGCACCGGCGCGGCCAGCAGCGCGGCGCGCGCCGTCTCGAACTGCGCCGGCGTGGCCGGGATGCCGATGCACGCCGGCGCCAGCGTGGCAAAGCGCGGCAGGCGGGCGGATTCTTCCTTGGTGGGGGGCAGACGGCGGGGCATGGGGGCGGTTTAGGCAGGCCGCGTCCGATAGAACTGCATCGGCTGCTCGGCCATCTGCCGCTCGTGCTGGTGGAGCACCGATTTCTTGATCCGGCCCACGACGTGCATCTCGCAGGGCTTGCAGTCGAAGCGCAGGGTCAGCCGCTCCTTGCCATTGATGAGCTGCAGCGGCTCGGCGCGGATGGTGCCCTTGACGCCGATCACCCCCTTGGCCTGCTTGGGACACAGGCTCAGGCTGTAGCGCACGCAGTGCTTGGTGATCATCAGGCTGACCTCGCCCGCCTCCTCCTTGGATTCGTAGGCGGCGGCTATGACCTTGACGCCGTGCTTCATGTAGAAGTCGTGCGCCTTGTGGTTGAAGACGTTGGCCAGATAGGTCAGCGTGTCCTCGGGGAAGGGCACGGGCGGCTCGACCGGCTGCGCGCGCGGCAGGCGCACGAAGCCTGCGGCGCGCGCAGCCTCCAGCCGGGCCACGGCGTCGCGGCGCAGCTGGTTGAGCGCCGAGGCCGGCACGAACCACGGCTGCGACAGCTCCAGCGCGATGTCGTGTGCGGCAAAAATCGTCGCGCCGAAGCGCCCGATCTGCTCGCGCAGCGCAGCCTGGGCGCGGGTCGGGTCGCTGGCCAGTTCATGCGGCTGCCCGATATGGGCGCTGCCGACGAAGCCATCCTCGTCGGTCAGCGTCAGGGCAAAGCCGTCCGGCGTCTCGGCCAGCTGCGCCCAAAGGCCGATGCGCCGGTCGCTGGATGTCTTCGCCAGCTGGCGCACCCAGTCCATGTCGCGGTTGCGGTTGATCTCCAGGCCGCGGCGCAAGTCCTTGAGGCTGGCGATCGGATCTTTCGGGAACACGCGCCAGCGGCCAGCGCTGGCGTCCTGGCACTCGGCGCGGTTGATGTGTACGCCGATCAACTCCCTTTGCAGATCCCAATAGCACAGGCCGTCGCCGTTGTGCAGCACGGTGGCGGGGTCGTTCACCTCCAGCTCGAACCACTGCTCGCCTGCCTTGGCACTGCCCACGCGCGTGACCCAGCCGATGGCGCGGCCCGGCGTCTTGGGCGTGTCGAAGGCGCCGATGTCCTGCTGGCGGCCATTAACGAAGTAGTCGGTGAACTCGCGGTTGAAGTTCTGATCCGGGTCGGGCGTGAAGCTGAAGCTGGTGCGCCCGGACGAGGCGCGCGCCAGCGGGGCGCTGCCGGCTTCGCGCTCTCCGATGATCTCGTCGAGCAGCCGGCGGTAGTGCGCCGTGATGTTCTTGACGTAGGCCATGTCTTTGTAGCGGCCTTCGATCTTGAAGCTTCTGACGCCGGCGTCGATCAGCGCGCGCAGGTTATCGGACTGGTTGTTGTCCTTCATGGACAGCACATGCTTTTCGTGCGCCAGGACGCGGCCCTGGCCGTCCAGCACCTCGTACGGCAGGCGGCAGGCCTGGTTGCAGTCGCCCCGGTTGGCGCTGCGCCCGGTGTGCGCGTGGCTGATGAAGCACTGGCCCGAATAGGCCACGCACAGCGCGCCGTGGATGAAGAACTCGATGCTGGTGCGCGCCGGGTCGGTGGCGGCACGGATGGCGGCGATCTGCGCCAGATCCAGCTCGCGCGCCAGCACGATCTGCGACAGGCCCACGTCCTGCAGAAAGCGTGCCTTCTCGGGTGTGCGGATGTCGGTCTGGGTGCTGGCGTGCAGCTGGATGGGCGGCAGGTCGAGCTCCAGCAGGCCCATGTCCTGGATGATCAGCGCATCCGCTCCGGCCTCATAGACCTGCCAGGCCATCTTGCGCGCATCGTCGAGCTCGTCGTCGCGCAAGATGGTGTTGAGCGTGATGAAGATGCGGCTGCCAAATCGGTGCGCGTGCCGGATCAGGCGCTCCAGCGCGCGGATGTCGTTGCCGGCGCTGGCGCGGGCGCCGAAGGCCGGGCCGCCGATATAGACGGCGTCGGCGCCGTGGTTGATGGCTTCGATGCCGATGTCGGCATCGCGTGCGGGCGACAGCAGTTCGAGCTGGTGGGGCAGGAGGGACATAGGGCGCGGATTATCCCCGGGGGCTTTTGGCCGTGCCGGGGCAGGGCAGAGCGGGGTGGCAGCTCATGCACAATTGCGGGTTTACCCGGAAAACCCTGTGCTGCCGCGCTGGCGCTGCCTGCCTACATGGCCGGGCAGCTGCGCTGGCATAGCATGGAGGCCCGTCCGCACGCACAGCACACGCCACCATGGCCATCAAGTTCGGCACCTACTACACCCTCATTCTGGCGGCCATCGTGCTGCTGGCGGGCAAATTCCTCGTGCAGCACATCCGCTGGCTGCGTGAATTCAACATCCCCGAGCCTGTGGCCGGCGGCCTGGTGGCGGCGCTGGTGTCCTGGGCGCTCAACGCCACGCTGGGCCTGCAACCGTCCTTCGACTCCAGCCTGCAGACGGCCTTCATGCTGGTGTTCTTCTCCTCCATCGGCCTGAGCGCCAACTTCGCCAAGCTGCGCGAGGGCGGCATGGGGCTGATCGTCTTTCTGGTCGTGGTGGTGGTCTTCATCCTGGTGCAAAACGGTGTCGGCATCGCGCTGGCCACGCTGCTGGGGCTGGATCCGTTGATCGGCCTGATCGCCGGCTCCATCACGCTCACCGGCGGGCACGGCACGGCGGGCGCCTGGGGCCAGGTGCTGGAGAGTCAGCACGGCATCCGCGGCGCCATCACGCTGGGCATTGCCTGCGCCACCTTCGGCCTGGTCATTGGCGGGCTGATCGGCGGGCCGCTGGCCAAGTGGCTGATCCAGCGCAACAGTCTGCAAGGCCCGCAGGGC
This portion of the Melaminivora jejuensis genome encodes:
- a CDS encoding O-acetylhomoserine aminocarboxypropyltransferase/cysteine synthase family protein; this translates as MRIETLAVHAGYSPDPTTKSAAVPIYQTVAYAFDSAQHGADLFDLKVPGNIYTRIMNPTNDVLEQRVAALEGGIGAVAVASGMAAITYAIQAIAEAGDNIVSASTLYGGTYNLFAHTFPQQGITVRFADPRDPQGFARLIDERTKAVFCESIGNPLGNVTDIRALADVAHAAGVPLIVDNTVASPYLLRPFEHGADIVVHALTKYLNGHGNSIGGIVVDSGKFPWAEHKARFKRLNEPDVSYHGVVYTEALGAAAYIGRVRVVPLRNMGAALAPHSAFLTLMGIETLALRMDRICDNSLAIAKALQAHPKVEWVRYAGLEGHPDHALVQRQLGGRASGILSFSLKTAEGEDARAAGARFLDALKLFLRLVNIGDAKSLATHPASTTHRQLDADELAKAGVTEGMVRLSIGIEHIDDLLADLHQALDAV
- a CDS encoding 3'-5' exonuclease, producing MPRRLPPTKEESARLPRFATLAPACIGIPATPAQFETARAALLAAPVLGFDTESRPLFTAGVQDSGPDLVQLATPQRAWLLQLHHPQALALAREVLGDARILKVGFGLANDRRILPRRLGSEPANLHDLDQVFARHGFGRNIGLRAAVALVLGQGLSKSKKMSTSNWATRQLSPGQILYAATDAHAPAVLHPLLPAWEAAQPVQPTRHGSQRSQPSQQQGDRHQGDRHQAGQQEASPRIQGAGPRQHIST
- a CDS encoding peptidase U32 family protein, with translation MSLLPHQLELLSPARDADIGIEAINHGADAVYIGGPAFGARASAGNDIRALERLIRHAHRFGSRIFITLNTILRDDELDDARKMAWQVYEAGADALIIQDMGLLELDLPPIQLHASTQTDIRTPEKARFLQDVGLSQIVLARELDLAQIAAIRAATDPARTSIEFFIHGALCVAYSGQCFISHAHTGRSANRGDCNQACRLPYEVLDGQGRVLAHEKHVLSMKDNNQSDNLRALIDAGVRSFKIEGRYKDMAYVKNITAHYRRLLDEIIGEREAGSAPLARASSGRTSFSFTPDPDQNFNREFTDYFVNGRQQDIGAFDTPKTPGRAIGWVTRVGSAKAGEQWFELEVNDPATVLHNGDGLCYWDLQRELIGVHINRAECQDASAGRWRVFPKDPIASLKDLRRGLEINRNRDMDWVRQLAKTSSDRRIGLWAQLAETPDGFALTLTDEDGFVGSAHIGQPHELASDPTRAQAALREQIGRFGATIFAAHDIALELSQPWFVPASALNQLRRDAVARLEAARAAGFVRLPRAQPVEPPVPFPEDTLTYLANVFNHKAHDFYMKHGVKVIAAAYESKEEAGEVSLMITKHCVRYSLSLCPKQAKGVIGVKGTIRAEPLQLINGKERLTLRFDCKPCEMHVVGRIKKSVLHQHERQMAEQPMQFYRTRPA